Proteins from a genomic interval of Kitasatospora herbaricolor:
- a CDS encoding carboxylate--amine ligase, translated as MGRSGPALDLEVPVLAVKVGRYPQTPSHLGAVRSFGRLGVPVYAMVEDRFTPTAVSRYLTGAFVRPSTGREPPEQLLAAIVAAGRAIGRPSVVVATDDESAVLLAEHREELAPYFLLPPVPAELPRRLANKVDLHAICQDAGVPTPHACAPTDRAGLVEAGRRLGYPLVLKNLEPFTRLRHPVVGHTTVIRSERELLAAWARAAPADGRASVLAQEYLPAEQAEDWITHLCCGPDGEPLVLFTGLKLRSWPPGRGVTARARACPNPELAELAARLCRRIGYRGVADLDWRLDLRDGRYKLVDFNPRTGAQFRLFETVDGVDVVRALHLSLTGRPVPPGAQLSRSFGVGQIDLLSVLATSWGERRPPRDVWPRRSTERAWLCRDDLAPTVAEAARFGCSVVRVLAGSVRRS; from the coding sequence ATGGGACGCAGCGGACCGGCCCTGGACCTGGAGGTCCCGGTGCTCGCCGTCAAGGTCGGGCGCTACCCGCAGACCCCGAGCCATCTCGGCGCGGTGCGCTCCTTCGGCCGGCTCGGCGTCCCGGTCTACGCCATGGTCGAGGACCGGTTCACCCCGACGGCGGTGTCCCGCTACCTGACCGGCGCCTTCGTCCGGCCCAGCACCGGGCGGGAGCCCCCCGAGCAGTTGCTCGCGGCCATCGTGGCGGCCGGCCGGGCGATCGGCCGGCCCAGCGTGGTGGTGGCCACCGACGACGAGTCCGCCGTGCTGCTCGCCGAGCACCGCGAGGAGCTGGCCCCGTACTTCCTGCTGCCGCCGGTACCCGCCGAGCTGCCCCGCCGGCTCGCCAACAAGGTGGACCTGCACGCGATCTGCCAGGACGCCGGTGTGCCCACGCCGCACGCCTGCGCACCGACGGACCGGGCCGGCCTGGTCGAGGCGGGCCGCCGCCTGGGGTACCCGCTGGTGCTGAAGAACCTGGAGCCGTTCACCCGGCTGCGCCACCCGGTGGTCGGCCACACCACGGTGATCAGGAGCGAGCGGGAACTGCTCGCCGCCTGGGCCCGGGCCGCGCCCGCCGACGGCCGGGCCTCCGTCCTGGCGCAGGAGTACCTGCCGGCGGAGCAGGCGGAGGACTGGATCACCCATCTGTGCTGCGGGCCGGACGGCGAGCCGCTGGTGCTGTTCACCGGCCTGAAGCTGCGCTCCTGGCCGCCCGGGCGGGGCGTCACCGCGCGGGCCCGGGCCTGCCCCAATCCGGAGCTGGCCGAGCTCGCAGCCCGGCTCTGCCGGCGGATCGGCTACCGCGGCGTCGCCGACCTGGACTGGCGGCTGGACCTCCGCGACGGCCGCTACAAGCTGGTCGACTTCAACCCCCGGACCGGCGCCCAGTTCCGCCTCTTCGAGACGGTGGACGGGGTGGACGTGGTGCGGGCCCTGCACCTCTCGCTCACCGGGCGCCCGGTGCCCCCGGGCGCCCAGCTCTCGCGCAGCTTCGGGGTGGGGCAGATCGACCTGCTGTCCGTGCTGGCCACGTCCTGGGGCGAGCGCCGGCCGCCGCGGGACGTCTGGCCCCGCCGGAGCACCGAGCGGGCCTGGCTCTGCCGGGACGACCTCGCGCCCACGGTCGCGGAGGCCGCCCGGTTCGGCTGCTCGGTGGTGCGGGTGCTGGCCGGCAGCGTCCGCCGGAGCTGA
- a CDS encoding polysaccharide deacetylase family protein → MMAVPVFLYHSVSDDPPSWIAPFTVTPRVFREQLGRITDSGLSVVPLRRLVSALHGGPPLPPGSAVLTFDDGFADFYWTVAPVLADLGMPATLYITVGAVHPPGGQPTGSLLPPARMLNWRQVTMLDAVGIEIGGHSQTHAQLDTVHARQRADEVVGSKRRLEDALGHEATAFAYPHGYSSPALRTKVRQAGWTSATAVGDRFSSNADDPMRISRLMVRGDTPPAVFDDWTAGRGAGVAPAPERLVTKGWRTYRRLRAALGSPVGGPELL, encoded by the coding sequence ATGATGGCCGTGCCGGTCTTCCTCTACCACTCGGTCTCGGACGACCCGCCGTCGTGGATCGCGCCCTTCACCGTGACCCCACGCGTCTTCCGGGAGCAGCTCGGCCGGATCACGGACAGCGGCCTGTCGGTGGTACCGCTGCGCCGGCTGGTCTCCGCCCTGCACGGCGGACCGCCGCTGCCGCCCGGATCGGCCGTCCTGACCTTCGACGACGGTTTCGCCGACTTCTACTGGACGGTCGCGCCGGTCCTCGCCGACCTGGGCATGCCGGCGACCCTCTACATCACCGTCGGAGCCGTCCACCCGCCCGGCGGGCAGCCCACCGGCAGCCTGCTCCCGCCCGCCCGGATGCTGAACTGGCGCCAGGTCACCATGCTGGACGCCGTGGGCATCGAGATCGGCGGCCACTCCCAGACCCACGCCCAGCTGGACACCGTCCACGCCCGGCAGCGCGCCGACGAGGTCGTCGGCAGCAAACGCCGGCTGGAGGACGCCCTCGGGCACGAGGCCACGGCCTTCGCCTATCCGCACGGGTACTCCAGCCCGGCGCTGCGCACCAAGGTGCGCCAGGCCGGCTGGACCTCGGCCACGGCGGTCGGCGACCGGTTCAGCTCGAACGCCGACGACCCGATGCGGATCTCCCGGCTGATGGTCCGGGGCGACACCCCGCCGGCCGTGTTCGACGACTGGACGGCGGGCCGCGGCGCCGGCGTCGCGCCGGCCCCGGAACGCCTGGTGACCAAGGGCTGGCGGACGTACCGGCGGCTGCGGGCCGCGCTGGGCAGCCCGGTCGGCGGACCGGAGCTGCTGTGA
- a CDS encoding GTP cyclohydrolase II yields MPQHGTATVRSRVRIPLTFPDGYRADAEVLTFHGLDDGAEHLALALGEVSGTPLVRLHSECLTGDVFGSDRCDCGPQLRESVERISEAGGYLLYLRQEGRGIGLYNKLDAYALQDAGLDTYDANTALGLPEDGRDYTAAAQMLAALGAPAIDLLSNNPDKAAQLSALGVEVGRRVPTGVHLSESNVHYLRAKVERTGHSIALPSLVG; encoded by the coding sequence ATGCCGCAGCACGGCACCGCCACCGTGCGCTCTCGCGTGCGCATCCCGCTGACCTTCCCCGACGGCTACCGCGCCGACGCCGAGGTCCTCACCTTCCACGGTCTCGACGACGGCGCGGAGCACCTGGCGCTCGCCCTCGGCGAGGTCAGCGGCACCCCGCTGGTGCGGCTGCACTCGGAGTGCCTCACCGGCGACGTGTTCGGCTCCGACCGCTGCGACTGCGGCCCGCAGCTGCGCGAGTCCGTCGAGCGGATCAGCGAGGCCGGCGGGTACCTGCTCTACCTGCGCCAGGAGGGCCGCGGCATCGGCCTCTACAACAAGCTGGACGCCTACGCCCTGCAGGACGCCGGCCTGGACACCTACGACGCCAACACCGCCCTCGGCCTGCCCGAGGACGGCCGGGACTACACGGCCGCCGCGCAGATGCTGGCCGCGCTCGGCGCCCCGGCGATCGACCTGCTCAGCAACAACCCCGACAAGGCGGCCCAGCTGTCCGCCCTGGGCGTCGAGGTGGGACGGCGGGTGCCGACCGGCGTGCACCTGTCCGAGAGCAACGTCCACTACCTCCGGGCCAAGGTCGAGCGCACCGGCCACTCGATCGCCCTGCCGAGCCTGGTCGGCTGA
- a CDS encoding NAD(P)-binding domain-containing protein: MTGPAVPVTVIGAGPYGLSTAAHLRAQRVPARVLGEPMDGWRDAMPAGMYLKSTPRASNISDPYATHRLCDFRAGQGLPPIGDLYPIPIDEFIRYGDWFQRECVPEVERAVVTRVEYRRDGFQVSLRGGETYPSRAVVMATGLRPYARVPAELAPLLGLGLASHTSDHADLAAFAGRRVAVIGAGQSALESAALLHEAGATATVVARSGRVLFGDAPESDLSADRPLPLRLTKPGSNLGPGWSHVAFSRAPQGFPYLPDATRAHLVRTVLGPSGAWWLRDRVEGCLPLLTGYAIRSVERSDGQLRLGLRGPHGRSETLEADHVLAATGYGVDIDRLDLLDEGLRRAVRRGNGGAPRLSGTFESSVPGLYFTGLSAADTFGPVLRFVCGTAFAAGRISRGIAAAQGH, translated from the coding sequence GTGACCGGCCCGGCCGTACCGGTCACCGTGATCGGGGCCGGGCCGTACGGCCTCTCCACCGCCGCCCACCTGCGCGCCCAGCGGGTTCCCGCCCGGGTGCTGGGCGAGCCGATGGACGGCTGGCGGGACGCGATGCCGGCCGGGATGTACCTGAAGTCCACCCCGCGTGCCTCGAACATCTCGGACCCGTACGCCACCCACCGCCTGTGCGACTTCCGGGCCGGGCAGGGGCTGCCCCCGATCGGCGACCTGTACCCGATCCCGATCGACGAGTTCATCCGCTACGGCGACTGGTTCCAGCGGGAGTGCGTGCCCGAGGTCGAGCGTGCCGTGGTGACCCGCGTCGAGTACCGGCGTGACGGGTTCCAGGTCTCCCTGCGGGGCGGCGAGACCTACCCCAGCCGCGCGGTGGTGATGGCCACCGGCCTGCGCCCGTACGCCCGGGTGCCCGCCGAGCTGGCTCCGCTGCTCGGCCTCGGCCTGGCCTCGCACACCTCCGACCACGCGGACCTGGCCGCCTTCGCCGGGCGGCGGGTCGCGGTGATCGGCGCCGGGCAGTCCGCACTGGAGAGCGCCGCGCTGCTGCACGAGGCGGGCGCGACGGCGACGGTGGTCGCCCGGTCGGGGCGGGTGCTGTTCGGTGACGCGCCGGAGAGCGACCTCAGCGCCGACCGCCCGCTGCCGCTCCGGCTGACCAAGCCCGGCTCCAACCTCGGCCCCGGCTGGTCGCACGTGGCCTTCAGCCGCGCCCCGCAAGGCTTCCCGTACCTGCCGGACGCCACCCGGGCGCACCTGGTGCGCACGGTGCTCGGCCCGTCCGGGGCCTGGTGGCTGCGGGACCGCGTCGAGGGGTGCCTGCCGCTGCTGACCGGGTACGCGATCCGCTCGGTCGAGCGGAGCGACGGGCAACTGCGCCTCGGGCTCCGCGGGCCGCACGGACGGAGCGAGACCCTGGAGGCCGACCACGTGCTGGCGGCCACCGGGTACGGGGTCGACATCGACCGGCTCGACCTGCTGGACGAGGGGCTGCGCCGGGCGGTCCGCCGGGGGAACGGCGGCGCACCGCGGCTCTCGGGCACCTTCGAGTCCTCCGTCCCGGGGCTTTACTTCACCGGGCTCTCGGCGGCGGACACCTTCGGGCCGGTGCTGCGCTTCGTCTGCGGCACCGCCTTCGCCGCCGGCCGGATCAGCCGGGGGATCGCCGCCGCGCAGGGACACTGA
- a CDS encoding VOC family protein — translation MKQTEVTVGAPSWAEITTADPAAAKAFYGELFGWRAETDPRPEAGGYTVMHLGDAAAAGLSPLYGPAQRTAWTVSFAVQDADATVARVTAAGGQVLMEPMEVLDIGRFAVVADPSGAAFSLWQARTFAGAGVFNDPGALGWVELLTRDTEGAEAFYPAVFGWTVNAVESYTQWGLAGADFGGMLAMGEQFPSDLPPHWLPYFAVGDVDGTAARAATLGGEVLMPPTTVPAGPRIAVLKDPQGAAFGVYRAGTEG, via the coding sequence ATGAAGCAGACCGAAGTCACCGTCGGAGCACCCAGCTGGGCCGAGATCACCACCGCGGACCCGGCGGCCGCCAAGGCCTTCTACGGCGAGCTCTTCGGCTGGCGCGCCGAGACCGACCCGCGTCCGGAGGCCGGCGGCTACACCGTGATGCACCTCGGGGACGCCGCGGCCGCCGGCCTCAGCCCGCTCTACGGGCCCGCGCAGCGCACCGCGTGGACGGTCTCGTTCGCCGTCCAGGACGCCGACGCCACCGTCGCCCGGGTCACCGCGGCCGGCGGACAGGTGCTGATGGAGCCCATGGAGGTGCTCGACATCGGGCGCTTCGCGGTGGTCGCCGACCCGTCCGGCGCGGCCTTCTCGCTCTGGCAGGCCCGTACCTTCGCCGGCGCCGGCGTCTTCAACGACCCGGGCGCGCTCGGCTGGGTCGAACTGCTCACCCGCGACACCGAGGGCGCCGAGGCCTTCTACCCCGCGGTCTTCGGCTGGACGGTGAACGCGGTCGAGTCCTACACCCAGTGGGGCCTGGCCGGCGCCGACTTCGGCGGGATGCTCGCGATGGGCGAGCAGTTCCCGTCCGACCTCCCGCCGCACTGGCTGCCGTACTTCGCCGTCGGGGACGTCGACGGCACCGCGGCCCGCGCCGCCACCCTCGGCGGGGAGGTCCTGATGCCGCCCACCACGGTGCCGGCCGGCCCGCGGATCGCCGTCCTCAAGGACCCGCAGGGGGCCGCCTTCGGCGTCTACCGGGCCGGCACCGAGGGCTGA
- a CDS encoding glycosyltransferase, with protein MIEQQITDTPRPPTRWARRSGPAVRPVRRTLRQRLAGPGVGGWAVRAPLPVALVLWLVALRGARLDRMGTLGLLQALPLPYWLGLIVLTVGFAAALRDPKLPQRWPAAYVLGLIAMVHATPSVLYPTLRYAWAWKHIAIVDAVLRHNGTVPNAHELDIYNRWPGFFDLNVLFLRATGLHSALGYASWYPLLANILLIGPLLLIHRSLTKDRRLIWGGVWLYFATSWVGQDYFAPQAFAYFLFLIVIGLVLRQLAARRAAARAPAAGAPAAAAPGARALTVFTDLPARGGWRLAPFGLLLVLIGAIVTSHPLTPVMLISFLLLLALPRANRAVVLPVLAAAAAMTLLWDATVARPYLASNISALVGALSSPDRNAVSGFAGLAAAAPAQVTASWVDRGLTATVLLLALAAACRRRWRRTPLPLLLLAPFPLLLANPYGGEMIFRAYLFALPAAAFLIATLIARTPRFPRTGTVVRAVVLLALLAGTLCGYYSKEAINYFTPQEVAAGQYLAENAPPGSQIVVLTADLPGFELRYEQRVRTVLAQQTVADRRALLADPASTLESTMSNPAVVGPSYLVLTRAQAAECELTGVFPADTLGKVRLAASDMSTLRPVFANHDAVIYRHVTPVVGTGLFAAHPR; from the coding sequence ATGATTGAGCAGCAGATCACCGACACGCCGCGCCCGCCCACCCGCTGGGCCCGCCGCTCCGGCCCTGCCGTCAGGCCCGTCCGCCGGACCCTCCGGCAGCGGCTGGCCGGCCCCGGCGTCGGCGGCTGGGCGGTGCGGGCCCCGCTGCCCGTCGCCCTGGTCCTGTGGCTGGTGGCGCTGCGCGGCGCCCGCCTCGACCGGATGGGCACCCTCGGGCTGCTCCAGGCGCTCCCGCTGCCCTACTGGCTGGGCCTGATCGTCCTCACCGTCGGCTTCGCCGCCGCGCTGCGCGACCCCAAGCTGCCGCAGCGTTGGCCGGCCGCCTACGTGCTGGGCCTGATCGCGATGGTCCACGCCACCCCCAGCGTGCTCTACCCCACGCTGCGGTACGCCTGGGCCTGGAAGCACATCGCGATCGTCGACGCCGTGCTGCGGCACAACGGCACCGTCCCGAACGCCCACGAGCTGGACATCTACAACCGGTGGCCCGGCTTCTTCGACCTGAACGTGCTCTTCCTGCGGGCCACCGGCCTGCACTCGGCGCTCGGCTACGCCTCCTGGTACCCGCTGCTGGCCAACATCCTGCTGATCGGCCCGCTGCTGCTGATCCACCGCTCGCTCACCAAGGACCGCAGGCTGATCTGGGGCGGGGTCTGGCTCTACTTCGCGACCTCCTGGGTCGGGCAGGACTACTTCGCGCCGCAGGCCTTCGCCTACTTCCTGTTCCTGATCGTGATCGGGCTGGTCCTGCGCCAGCTGGCGGCCAGGCGGGCGGCCGCGCGGGCCCCGGCCGCCGGGGCCCCGGCCGCGGCGGCGCCGGGCGCCCGGGCGCTGACCGTCTTCACCGACCTGCCCGCGCGCGGCGGCTGGCGGCTCGCCCCGTTCGGGCTGCTGCTGGTGCTGATCGGGGCGATCGTCACCTCCCACCCGCTGACCCCGGTGATGCTGATCAGCTTCCTGCTGCTGCTCGCACTGCCCCGGGCCAACCGCGCGGTGGTGCTGCCGGTGCTGGCCGCCGCGGCGGCCATGACCCTGCTCTGGGACGCCACCGTGGCCCGCCCGTACCTGGCGTCGAACATCAGCGCCCTGGTCGGCGCGCTCTCCTCGCCGGACCGCAACGCGGTCTCGGGCTTCGCCGGGCTGGCCGCCGCGGCGCCGGCCCAGGTGACGGCCTCCTGGGTGGACCGCGGGCTGACCGCCACCGTCCTGCTGCTGGCCCTCGCGGCGGCGTGCCGCCGCCGCTGGCGCCGCACGCCCCTGCCGCTGCTCCTGCTGGCGCCGTTCCCGCTGCTGCTGGCCAATCCCTACGGCGGGGAGATGATCTTCCGGGCCTACCTCTTCGCGCTGCCGGCCGCCGCCTTCCTGATCGCCACCCTGATCGCCCGCACCCCGCGCTTCCCCCGGACCGGGACGGTGGTCCGCGCGGTCGTGCTGCTGGCCCTGCTCGCCGGGACGCTCTGCGGCTACTACAGCAAGGAGGCCATCAACTACTTCACCCCGCAGGAGGTCGCCGCCGGGCAGTACCTGGCCGAGAACGCGCCGCCCGGCTCGCAGATCGTGGTGCTCACCGCGGACCTGCCCGGGTTCGAACTGCGCTACGAGCAGCGGGTGCGCACCGTGCTGGCCCAGCAGACCGTCGCCGACCGGCGCGCGCTGCTGGCCGACCCGGCGTCCACCCTGGAGAGCACCATGTCCAACCCCGCCGTGGTCGGTCCCTCCTACCTGGTGCTGACCCGGGCCCAGGCCGCCGAGTGCGAGCTGACCGGGGTCTTCCCGGCGGACACCCTGGGGAAGGTCCGGCTCGCGGCCTCCGACATGTCGACCCTGCGACCGGTCTTCGCCAACCACGACGCCGTGATCTACCGCCACGTCACGCCGGTGGTCGGCACCGGCCTGTTCGCCGCCCACCCGCGCTGA
- a CDS encoding glycoside hydrolase family 16 protein, with protein MTRRPPWITPRWVLALSGWAALAATLLPAGGVPRVALTTAFLLVCPGLAMVLRARPTPAPLTAWPGRTAAVVLVVALSTSAAVLVAVPLLLGGAFTVARALAVLAALTTALVLLPRRYRTVPEQLKRPGGPPATEAAPPGSPPGAGRRTVRRQAGGLFVAVLLLLSTACAGALSSSGRPLTADPEPSDTPGAAGTPVRTDEPVAPGPWHQVFRDDFDGTTLNAADWVTCYDWVLGGGCTNAGNGEEEWYQSGQVGVSDGVLTLNAQRGKQHGSDGRTYPWASGMVSTGRDSYGGTPRHTFTYGYFAAAINAPAEPAGFFPAFWLIPAATRGTPPELDVAEFPNTNQYVDMNLHWRTPDGNDAHVGRRFGPADFASGYHVYALDWERDSVTWYVDGVERFKVTDPSQVPNVAMELVINLAVGYLQSPPPTVDTAQLHVQWVGVWQH; from the coding sequence GTGACGAGGCGACCGCCGTGGATCACCCCGCGCTGGGTGCTCGCCCTCTCCGGCTGGGCGGCCCTGGCGGCCACCCTGCTGCCGGCCGGCGGCGTTCCGCGGGTCGCGCTGACCACCGCCTTCCTGCTGGTCTGCCCGGGGCTGGCGATGGTGCTGCGGGCCCGGCCCACGCCGGCGCCGCTGACCGCCTGGCCCGGCCGGACGGCCGCGGTCGTCCTGGTGGTGGCGCTGAGCACGTCGGCCGCGGTGCTGGTGGCCGTGCCGCTCCTCCTGGGCGGCGCGTTCACCGTGGCCCGGGCGCTGGCGGTGCTGGCGGCGCTGACCACGGCGCTGGTGCTGCTGCCGCGCCGCTACCGGACCGTCCCCGAGCAGCTGAAGCGGCCCGGCGGTCCCCCCGCGACGGAGGCCGCCCCGCCAGGTTCCCCGCCCGGCGCCGGCCGCCGGACCGTGCGGCGGCAGGCCGGCGGCCTGTTCGTCGCCGTCCTGCTCCTGCTCAGCACGGCCTGCGCCGGGGCCCTCAGCAGCTCCGGGCGGCCGCTGACCGCGGACCCCGAACCGTCCGACACCCCCGGGGCGGCCGGAACACCCGTCCGGACCGACGAACCGGTGGCCCCCGGCCCCTGGCACCAGGTCTTCCGGGACGACTTCGACGGCACCACGCTGAACGCGGCCGACTGGGTGACCTGCTACGACTGGGTGCTCGGCGGCGGCTGCACCAACGCGGGCAACGGTGAGGAGGAGTGGTACCAGTCCGGCCAGGTCGGGGTGTCGGACGGCGTCCTGACGCTGAACGCCCAGCGCGGCAAGCAGCACGGCAGCGACGGCCGGACGTACCCCTGGGCGTCCGGCATGGTCAGCACCGGCCGTGACTCGTACGGCGGAACCCCCCGCCACACCTTCACCTACGGCTACTTCGCGGCCGCGATCAACGCCCCGGCGGAGCCGGCCGGCTTCTTCCCGGCCTTCTGGCTGATCCCCGCCGCCACCCGCGGCACCCCGCCGGAACTGGACGTCGCCGAGTTCCCCAACACCAACCAGTACGTGGACATGAACCTGCACTGGCGCACCCCCGACGGCAACGACGCGCACGTCGGGCGCCGGTTCGGCCCCGCCGACTTCGCCTCGGGCTACCACGTCTACGCACTGGACTGGGAACGCGACTCCGTCACCTGGTACGTCGACGGGGTAGAAAGGTTCAAGGTGACCGACCCGTCGCAGGTCCCGAACGTCGCGATGGAGCTGGTGATCAACCTCGCGGTGGGCTACCTGCAGTCACCGCCGCCCACCGTCGACACCGCCCAGCTCCACGTCCAGTGGGTCGGGGTCTGGCAGCACTGA
- a CDS encoding glycosyltransferase family 2 protein, whose translation MTASAEPTLSVVVCAYTQDRWDDLCAAVASVRAQHPPPAELLLVIDHCPELELRAAAELPARVLANTGPKGLSGARNTGMAAATGEVVAFLDDDAVAAPGWTARLLAGYRDPAVLGVGGLVEPWWETGRPGWFPPEFDWVVGCSYRGLPRHACAVRNFIGANMSFRRAEALAAGGFRTELGRVGTRPLGCEETELCLRITARSPAALLRHEPGAVVRHHVPPARTSWAYFRARCYAEGRSKAVVARLAGARPALSSERGYLLHTLPAAIARGLGRGELRSVAASVAGAVTTAFGYALGRLARPVPPPGRSVRPGGPAAERPATRVPATEGSATTGPRSV comes from the coding sequence ATGACCGCCTCAGCCGAACCCACCCTGTCCGTCGTCGTCTGCGCCTACACCCAGGACCGCTGGGACGACCTGTGCGCCGCGGTCGCCTCCGTCCGCGCCCAGCACCCGCCGCCCGCCGAACTGCTGCTGGTGATCGACCACTGCCCCGAGCTGGAGCTCCGGGCCGCCGCCGAACTGCCGGCCCGGGTGCTCGCCAACACCGGCCCCAAGGGTCTGTCCGGGGCCCGCAACACCGGTATGGCGGCCGCCACCGGCGAGGTCGTGGCCTTCCTGGACGACGACGCCGTCGCCGCTCCCGGCTGGACGGCCCGGCTGCTGGCCGGCTACCGCGACCCCGCCGTGCTCGGGGTCGGCGGCCTGGTCGAGCCGTGGTGGGAGACCGGCCGCCCCGGCTGGTTCCCGCCCGAGTTCGACTGGGTGGTCGGCTGCTCCTACCGCGGACTTCCCCGGCACGCCTGCGCGGTCAGGAACTTCATCGGCGCCAACATGTCCTTCCGGCGCGCCGAGGCACTCGCCGCCGGCGGGTTCCGCACCGAACTCGGCCGGGTCGGCACCAGGCCGCTCGGCTGCGAGGAGACCGAGCTGTGCCTGCGGATCACCGCCCGCAGCCCGGCCGCCCTGCTGCGCCACGAACCCGGCGCGGTGGTCCGCCACCACGTCCCGCCCGCCCGCACCAGCTGGGCGTACTTCCGGGCCCGCTGCTACGCGGAGGGCCGTTCCAAGGCGGTGGTGGCCCGGCTGGCCGGCGCCCGGCCGGCGCTCTCCAGCGAACGCGGCTACCTGCTGCACACGCTGCCCGCCGCGATCGCCCGCGGTCTGGGCCGGGGCGAGCTGCGGAGCGTCGCGGCGTCCGTCGCGGGCGCCGTGACCACCGCCTTCGGGTACGCGCTCGGCCGGCTCGCCCGGCCGGTGCCGCCGCCGGGCCGGTCCGTCCGCCCCGGCGGGCCCGCCGCAGAGCGCCCGGCCACCCGAGTGCCGGCCACCGAGGGGTCCGCCACCACCGGGCCGCGGAGCGTGTGA
- the lnt gene encoding apolipoprotein N-acyltransferase, with amino-acid sequence MSLRAALTQPARYASLVAGAVPVLCFPAAGLGSLAWVCLVPGLLLMQRSPSAREAAVRGWWFGAGFILTAMYWLIPSIGPGLLPLALLFGALQGAVGLAVWRLLRPPVTARRALAALVVVPAVWVTTEFARSWHALGGPWALLGATQWQHPAVLALASVGGVWLVSAAVVAANTAVTVLLCARRRPVRALAAGAAAAVLLAGPLLFALRTAPAPAGSATVALVQPGVVEDAGQRLDAGVRATAALAGQPLDLVVWGESSSTADLDRDTATLAVLRGLSAATGAQLLAGEDARKADGRISKDTVLIDPDGIVDRYRKIRLVPFGEYIPLRPALGWIAGVSRAAGENRAPGTAFHVLPATDRAGAPLPVGALICFESAFPDMSRAAANQGARVLVYQSSTSTFQHTWAPEQHVSLGALRAAETGRPVVQASLTGVSAAFDAQGRELARLGTDRTGALTVRLATAAPTERTVYDRIGDVVPLTAVAVTAVAGALALRPRRRPAAGPGPAAPVPGADQPSVPAR; translated from the coding sequence ATGTCACTCCGAGCCGCCCTGACCCAGCCCGCTCGCTACGCCTCACTGGTCGCGGGAGCCGTCCCGGTGCTGTGCTTCCCGGCCGCCGGGCTGGGCAGCCTGGCCTGGGTCTGCCTGGTACCGGGCCTGCTGCTGATGCAGCGGTCCCCGTCCGCCCGGGAGGCGGCCGTCCGCGGCTGGTGGTTCGGTGCCGGGTTCATCCTCACCGCGATGTACTGGCTGATCCCCTCGATCGGCCCGGGGCTGCTGCCGCTCGCGCTGCTCTTCGGCGCCCTGCAGGGCGCGGTCGGCCTGGCGGTGTGGCGGCTGCTGCGCCCGCCGGTGACCGCCCGGCGGGCACTGGCGGCACTGGTGGTCGTCCCCGCTGTCTGGGTGACCACCGAGTTCGCGCGCTCCTGGCACGCGCTGGGCGGCCCCTGGGCATTGCTCGGCGCGACCCAGTGGCAGCATCCGGCGGTGCTCGCGCTGGCCTCGGTCGGCGGGGTCTGGCTGGTCAGCGCGGCGGTGGTGGCCGCCAACACGGCGGTCACGGTACTGCTGTGCGCCCGGCGGCGACCGGTCCGCGCCCTGGCGGCCGGCGCCGCCGCCGCCGTCCTGCTGGCCGGCCCGCTGCTGTTCGCGCTGCGGACGGCGCCCGCGCCGGCGGGGTCCGCGACCGTCGCGCTGGTGCAGCCAGGGGTGGTCGAGGACGCCGGGCAGCGGCTGGACGCCGGTGTCCGGGCGACCGCCGCACTGGCCGGGCAGCCGCTGGACCTGGTGGTCTGGGGCGAGAGCAGCAGCACCGCCGACCTGGACCGGGACACCGCCACGCTGGCCGTCCTGCGCGGGCTGTCGGCCGCCACCGGCGCTCAGCTGCTGGCCGGCGAGGACGCCCGCAAGGCCGACGGGCGGATCTCCAAGGACACCGTGCTGATCGACCCGGACGGCATCGTCGACCGTTACCGGAAGATCCGCCTGGTGCCGTTCGGCGAGTACATCCCGCTGCGGCCCGCGCTCGGCTGGATCGCCGGCGTGAGCAGGGCGGCCGGCGAGAACCGCGCCCCCGGCACCGCCTTCCACGTCCTGCCCGCCACCGACCGGGCGGGCGCGCCGCTGCCGGTGGGCGCGCTGATCTGCTTCGAGTCGGCCTTCCCGGACATGTCCAGGGCCGCCGCGAACCAGGGCGCCCGGGTGCTGGTCTACCAGTCCTCGACCTCCACCTTCCAGCACACCTGGGCACCGGAGCAGCACGTCTCGCTGGGCGCGCTGCGGGCCGCCGAGACCGGGCGCCCGGTCGTCCAGGCCTCGCTCACCGGGGTCTCGGCGGCGTTCGACGCCCAGGGCCGGGAGCTGGCCCGGCTCGGCACCGACCGCACCGGCGCGCTGACGGTGCGGCTGGCGACGGCCGCCCCGACCGAGCGGACGGTGTACGACCGGATCGGTGACGTGGTGCCGCTGACGGCGGTGGCCGTGACGGCCGTGGCGGGCGCCCTCGCGCTGCGGCCGCGGCGGCGGCCGGCGGCGGGGCCCGGCCCGGCCGCGCCGGTGCCGGGCGCGGATCAGCCCTCGGTGCCGGCCCGGTAG